A genome region from Alistipes dispar includes the following:
- the lepA gene encoding translation elongation factor 4 encodes MKNIRNFCIIAHIDHGKSTLADRLLEKTNTLNQREMQSQVLDDMDLEREKGITIKSHAIQMEYTARDGQTYTLNLIDTPGHVDFSYEVSRAIASCEGALLVVDATQGIQAQTISNLYLAVGHDLEIVPVLNKIDMDSAMIDEVKDQVIDLIGCKDEDILLASGKTGQGVEEVLEAIVTRIPAPKGDENAPLQALIFDSVFNPFRGIIAYYRVFNGTLRKGDHVKFFNTGSEYDADEIGVLKLKMQPRQEIRAGDVGYICSGIKTSSDVKVGDTITSVANPSREAIAGFEDVKPMVFAGIYPVEADQYEDLRASLEKLQLNDASLTFEPESSLALGFGFRCGFLGLLHMEIIQERLYREFDMDVITTVPNVSYRVTTTQGDTVEVHNPSGLPEVTKIAKIEEPYILAQIITKSEFLGNVIKLCIDKRGVMKNQTFITQDRVEVNFDMPLSEIVFDFYDKLKSISKGYASFDYHRTGFQLSKLVKLDILLNGEPVDALSSLTYTDHAYDFGRKMCEKLKELIPRQQFDIAIQAAVGAKIIARETVKAVRKDVTAKCYGGDISRKRKLLEKQKKGKKRMRQIGNVEVPQSAFLAVLKMD; translated from the coding sequence ATGAAAAACATTCGGAACTTTTGCATCATAGCCCATATCGACCACGGCAAATCGACCCTCGCGGACCGGCTGCTGGAAAAGACCAACACGCTGAATCAGCGGGAAATGCAGTCGCAGGTGCTGGACGACATGGACCTCGAACGCGAAAAGGGCATCACGATCAAGAGCCACGCGATCCAGATGGAGTACACGGCCCGCGACGGGCAGACGTACACGCTCAACCTGATCGACACCCCGGGACACGTCGATTTCTCGTACGAGGTCTCGCGCGCCATCGCCTCGTGCGAAGGGGCGCTGCTGGTGGTGGACGCCACGCAGGGCATTCAGGCCCAGACCATTTCGAACCTCTACCTGGCCGTCGGGCACGATCTGGAGATCGTCCCCGTGCTGAACAAGATCGACATGGATTCGGCGATGATCGACGAGGTGAAGGATCAGGTGATCGACCTGATCGGCTGCAAGGACGAGGACATTCTCCTGGCCTCGGGCAAGACGGGACAGGGTGTCGAGGAGGTGCTCGAAGCCATCGTCACGCGCATTCCCGCCCCGAAAGGCGACGAAAACGCCCCGTTGCAGGCGCTCATCTTCGACTCGGTGTTCAACCCCTTCCGCGGCATCATCGCCTATTACCGCGTCTTCAACGGCACGCTGCGCAAGGGCGACCACGTGAAGTTCTTCAACACGGGCAGCGAATACGACGCCGACGAAATCGGCGTGCTGAAACTCAAGATGCAGCCCCGGCAGGAGATCAGGGCCGGAGACGTGGGGTATATCTGCTCGGGCATCAAGACTTCGTCGGACGTGAAGGTGGGCGACACGATCACCTCGGTGGCCAACCCCTCGCGGGAGGCCATCGCCGGCTTCGAGGACGTGAAGCCGATGGTCTTCGCCGGCATCTACCCCGTGGAAGCCGACCAGTACGAGGACCTGCGCGCCTCGCTCGAGAAGTTGCAGCTCAACGACGCCTCGCTGACGTTCGAACCCGAAAGCTCGCTGGCCCTCGGATTCGGATTCCGCTGCGGATTCCTCGGGCTGCTGCACATGGAGATCATCCAGGAGCGGCTGTACCGCGAATTCGACATGGACGTGATCACCACCGTGCCGAACGTCTCGTACCGCGTGACCACCACGCAGGGCGATACGGTGGAGGTCCACAACCCCTCGGGACTGCCCGAGGTGACGAAGATCGCCAAGATCGAGGAACCCTACATCCTGGCGCAGATCATCACCAAGTCGGAGTTTCTGGGCAACGTCATCAAGCTCTGCATCGACAAGCGCGGGGTGATGAAGAACCAGACATTCATCACGCAGGACCGCGTGGAAGTGAATTTCGACATGCCTCTCTCGGAGATCGTCTTCGACTTCTACGACAAGCTCAAGAGCATCTCGAAAGGCTACGCCTCGTTCGACTACCACCGCACGGGGTTCCAGCTCTCGAAACTCGTCAAACTGGACATCCTGCTCAACGGCGAGCCGGTGGACGCCCTCTCGTCGCTTACCTACACGGACCACGCCTACGATTTCGGCCGCAAAATGTGCGAGAAGCTCAAGGAGCTGATCCCGCGCCAGCAGTTCGACATCGCCATACAGGCCGCCGTGGGGGCCAAGATCATCGCCCGCGAGACGGTGAAGGCCGTGCGCAAGGACGTGACGGCCAAGTGTTACGGAGGCGACATATCGCGCAAGCGCAAGCTGCTCGAAAAGCAGAAGAAGGGCAAGAAGCGCATGCGCCAGATCGGCAACGTCGAAGTGCCGCAGTCGGCCTTCCTCGCCGTACTGAAGATGGACTGA
- a CDS encoding AMP-dependent synthetase/ligase: MKKTIIDLFEDSVAKYGAKTFLLEKRHRKFEPTTYAETREQAIEVGAGLASLGIRPQDKVAILAEGSNAWIISELGLFYAGAVSVPLSVKLEESNDLLFRLRHAEVRALFVSKYQLPKIRRIRQELPGVEHIVVFGHLPLEAGETAFGTLKRLGRDYLAKNREEFMRRGQAIRNDDYATITYTSGTTADPKGVVLTHRNYTANVEQSLSRIDIPPYYRTLIILPLDHCFAHVVGFYIMIACGASVATVQIGATPMETLKNIPQNIREVQPHFLLSVPALAKNFRKNIESSIRAKGPFTERLFRLALRTAYIYNQDGYGRGRGWRIALAPAVGLFDALLFRKVRAAFGGCLEFFVGGGALLDTELQRFFYAIGIPMFQGYGLSEATPVISTNSPKHHWHRFGSSGKILIPLDLKIVDEQGRELPRGQRGEIVVRGENVMAGYWKNPEATADTVRDGWLHTGDMGYVSEDDFLYVLGRFKSLLISSDGEKYSPEGMEEAIVDKSPYIDQILIHNNQSPFTGAVVVPNREALRRELDNRGVAPGDRAAAAAEILGAEIDRYRAGGIYAGEFPERWLPAGLAIVDEAFTEQNGLVNSTMKVVRGKVEKHFGDRIAYLYTPEGKTLKNPRNLASLEKIVG; the protein is encoded by the coding sequence ATGAAGAAGACCATCATCGACCTGTTCGAAGACTCCGTCGCGAAGTACGGAGCCAAGACCTTCCTGCTCGAGAAGCGTCACCGCAAATTCGAACCGACGACCTACGCCGAAACCCGCGAGCAGGCGATCGAGGTCGGGGCGGGACTGGCCTCGCTCGGCATCCGCCCGCAGGACAAGGTGGCCATTCTGGCCGAAGGCAGCAATGCCTGGATCATCTCCGAGCTGGGGCTCTTCTACGCCGGAGCGGTCAGCGTGCCGCTCTCGGTGAAGCTCGAGGAGTCGAACGACCTGCTCTTCCGCCTGCGGCACGCCGAGGTCCGGGCGCTGTTCGTTTCGAAATACCAACTGCCCAAAATCCGGCGCATCCGGCAGGAACTGCCCGGAGTCGAGCACATCGTCGTCTTCGGACACCTCCCGCTCGAGGCGGGCGAGACGGCCTTCGGGACGCTCAAGCGGCTGGGCCGCGACTACCTGGCGAAGAACCGCGAGGAATTCATGCGGCGCGGACAGGCGATCCGCAACGACGACTACGCCACGATCACCTACACGTCGGGCACGACGGCCGACCCGAAAGGCGTCGTGCTGACGCACCGCAACTATACGGCCAACGTCGAACAGTCGCTCTCGCGCATCGACATTCCTCCGTACTACCGCACGCTCATCATCCTGCCGCTGGACCACTGCTTCGCCCACGTGGTAGGGTTCTACATCATGATTGCCTGCGGCGCCTCGGTGGCCACGGTGCAGATCGGCGCGACACCGATGGAGACGCTCAAGAACATCCCGCAGAACATCCGCGAGGTGCAGCCGCACTTTCTGCTGTCGGTCCCGGCGCTGGCCAAGAACTTCCGGAAGAACATCGAGAGTTCGATCCGCGCGAAAGGCCCCTTCACCGAACGGCTGTTCCGGCTGGCGCTCCGCACGGCCTATATCTACAATCAGGACGGGTACGGCCGGGGCCGCGGCTGGCGGATCGCACTGGCTCCCGCAGTGGGGCTGTTCGACGCCCTGCTGTTCCGCAAGGTCCGCGCGGCGTTCGGCGGCTGCCTCGAATTTTTCGTCGGCGGCGGCGCGCTGCTCGACACGGAACTGCAACGCTTCTTCTACGCCATCGGCATCCCCATGTTCCAGGGATACGGCCTGTCGGAGGCGACACCCGTGATTTCGACCAACTCGCCCAAACACCACTGGCATCGGTTCGGATCGTCGGGCAAGATACTGATTCCGCTCGACCTGAAGATCGTGGACGAACAGGGACGCGAACTGCCCCGCGGACAGCGGGGCGAAATCGTCGTCCGCGGCGAAAACGTCATGGCCGGGTACTGGAAGAATCCCGAAGCCACGGCCGACACGGTGCGCGACGGTTGGCTGCACACGGGCGACATGGGCTATGTCTCGGAGGACGACTTCCTCTACGTGCTGGGACGTTTCAAGAGCCTGCTGATCTCGTCGGACGGCGAGAAATACAGCCCCGAGGGAATGGAGGAGGCGATCGTGGACAAATCGCCCTACATCGACCAGATTCTGATACACAACAACCAGAGCCCGTTTACGGGAGCCGTCGTGGTGCCGAACCGCGAAGCGCTGCGGCGCGAGCTGGACAACCGCGGCGTGGCGCCGGGAGACCGGGCCGCTGCCGCAGCGGAAATTCTCGGGGCGGAAATCGACCGCTACCGCGCGGGAGGCATCTACGCCGGGGAGTTCCCCGAGCGGTGGCTGCCGGCGGGACTGGCGATCGTGGACGAAGCCTTCACGGAGCAGAACGGGCTGGTGAACAGTACGATGAAAGTGGTCCGCGGCAAAGTCGAGAAACACTTCGGCGACCGGATAGCCTATCTCTACACACCCGAAGGCAAAACGCTGAAGAATCCCCGGAACCTCGCATCGTTGGAAAAAATCGTGGGGTAG
- a CDS encoding RHS repeat domain-containing protein, giving the protein MERSLTYDRNGNILTLQRSQGDAVTTDFAYTYAGNRLVSLSDSGTAYPYAYDTNGNLVHDGANGLDMTYNRLNLIEKVTRDGRLLANFSYLSNGRKYLMSSDDGHGLCYVGSLVYERPSSGQSLELESVEFDGGRFIKTSGGLEARYFVTDHLGSVRAVRTSSGEVVEQNDYYPFGLRWADSGSSVSDNRYRYNGKEDLSFLKIPYTDFGFRIPPIRSEVPVGMERRRPAGGKVFSRLTLCFLCGESG; this is encoded by the coding sequence GTGGAACGGTCGCTGACCTACGACCGGAACGGCAATATACTGACCCTGCAACGATCGCAGGGTGATGCGGTGACGACCGATTTCGCATACACCTATGCGGGGAACCGTCTCGTGTCGCTTTCCGATTCCGGGACGGCTTATCCGTATGCCTATGATACGAACGGGAATCTGGTCCATGACGGGGCAAACGGACTCGATATGACGTATAATCGACTGAATCTGATAGAAAAAGTTACGCGAGACGGCAGATTGCTGGCAAATTTTTCTTATCTTTCGAACGGTCGGAAGTATTTGATGTCCAGTGACGACGGCCACGGTTTGTGTTATGTAGGTTCTTTGGTTTACGAACGGCCTTCTTCGGGCCAATCCTTGGAGTTGGAGAGCGTGGAATTCGACGGCGGACGCTTTATAAAGACGTCCGGCGGTCTGGAAGCGCGTTATTTCGTAACGGATCACCTGGGAAGCGTACGGGCCGTGCGGACCTCTTCGGGCGAAGTCGTCGAACAGAACGACTACTATCCTTTCGGCCTACGGTGGGCCGATTCTGGATCTTCCGTATCCGACAACCGCTACCGTTACAACGGTAAGGAAGACTTGTCGTTCCTGAAGATTCCCTACACGGATTTCGGATTCCGGATTCCGCCAATTCGATCCGAAGTTCCGGTTGGGATGGAACGGCGCAGACCCGCTGGCGGAAAAGTATTTTCCCGTCTCACCTTATGCTTTTTGTGCGGGGAATCCGGTTAA
- a CDS encoding JAB-like toxin 1 domain-containing protein, whose product MRHLKTTRSDAFFMVDEYGNRMIGDNYSIEFPYKTVVQQNSYTYLDDEKGINSYDVYRVRGDKNGTALFEFLADNITGSPTKVEIGQIMTGLEGDKGLNFITTSHTERREAGLMKLIRGQIGYGYTIREVNHSHPKDAFPSGLTGSDEQGNGGDMEAIKLLTNSMISCGFKVASFHIYHVPTKRKIPYSVKSRAADFEKYTN is encoded by the coding sequence GTGAGACACCTTAAAACGACCCGAAGCGATGCTTTTTTTATGGTGGATGAGTATGGAAACCGGATGATTGGAGATAATTATTCAATTGAATTCCCATATAAAACGGTTGTGCAACAAAACTCGTATACTTACCTAGATGATGAAAAGGGAATCAATTCATATGATGTTTATCGAGTCCGGGGAGATAAAAACGGAACTGCATTATTTGAATTTTTAGCGGACAATATCACAGGAAGCCCTACGAAAGTCGAAATCGGGCAAATTATGACGGGATTAGAGGGTGATAAAGGCTTAAATTTTATTACGACATCGCATACGGAGAGACGAGAGGCTGGACTTATGAAGCTAATAAGAGGTCAGATTGGATATGGTTATACGATCCGCGAGGTCAATCACAGCCATCCCAAAGATGCTTTTCCTTCAGGGTTGACAGGGTCTGATGAGCAAGGAAACGGAGGAGATATGGAAGCAATAAAATTACTTACAAATAGTATGATATCATGCGGGTTTAAGGTCGCATCATTTCATATATATCATGTGCCGACTAAACGAAAGATACCTTATTCAGTGAAGTCCCGGGCAGCGGACTTTGAAAAATATACAAATTAA